One window of Arthrobacter oryzae genomic DNA carries:
- a CDS encoding type 1 glutamine amidotransferase domain-containing protein has product MANILMVVSGADSLTMRDGTQHPTGYWAEELVVSHQTLRDAGHTVHIATPGGAKPTVDEVSLAPESAGGQDRADSFRNYLASIDAELSAPLVLADVDPSAYDAVVMPGGHGPMADLYQDADLGRILAAADGAGKVIAPFCHGPAGLLSAVDDDGKFTFAGRRLTVFTNEEELNGGTGPNTPWFVEDVLKEKGAIVENGAAWGSNVVRDGNLVTGQNPQSSEDVAKEVIKALGE; this is encoded by the coding sequence ATGGCAAACATTCTGATGGTCGTATCCGGCGCCGATTCCCTCACCATGCGGGACGGCACCCAGCACCCTACTGGCTACTGGGCGGAAGAGCTGGTGGTATCGCACCAGACATTGCGCGACGCCGGACACACGGTGCACATCGCAACCCCCGGCGGCGCCAAGCCCACCGTGGATGAGGTGAGCCTCGCCCCGGAGTCGGCCGGCGGCCAGGACCGCGCGGACAGCTTCCGTAACTATCTGGCCAGCATTGATGCCGAGCTTTCCGCGCCGCTGGTGCTCGCCGACGTCGACCCGTCCGCTTACGACGCCGTGGTGATGCCGGGCGGCCACGGCCCCATGGCGGACCTGTACCAGGACGCCGATCTGGGCCGTATCCTGGCCGCGGCGGACGGGGCCGGTAAGGTCATCGCCCCGTTCTGTCATGGCCCGGCGGGCCTCCTCAGCGCCGTTGACGACGACGGGAAGTTCACTTTCGCGGGACGCCGCCTCACCGTGTTCACGAATGAGGAGGAACTCAACGGCGGCACCGGACCCAATACCCCGTGGTTCGTCGAGGATGTGCTGAAGGAAAAGGGTGCCATCGTGGAGAACGGCGCCGCATGGGGCTCCAACGTGGTCCGTGACGGCAACCTGGTCACCGGGCAGAACCCGCAGTCCAGCGAGGACGTGGCAAAGGAAGTCATCAAGGCCCTCGGAGAGTAG
- a CDS encoding helicase HerA-like domain-containing protein, protein MAIKSTADKVATIQKGYTLEGATIELGAAIVDGEVHKDAPVRLPLSMMNRHGLVAGATGTGKTVTLHMMAEQLSTAGVPVFLADIKGDLSGLATAAAGSEKLKARTDGIGQAWSGKTFPVEFLALGGDGNGIPVRATITSFGPILLSRILELNDTQESSLQLIFHFADKNNLELIDLKDLRAVIQFLSSDEGKDELEALGGLSKATAGVILRELVTLEAQGMEAFFGEPEFDTAELLRTAPDGRGVVTCLELPTLQTKPMVFSTFLMWLLADLFEDLPEAGDLDKPKLVFFLDEAHLLFNDASKAFLEAITTTVRLIRSKGVGIFFVTQTPKDVPADVLGQLANRIQHALRAFTPEDAKALKATVSTFPMSDYDLEETLTSAGIGEAVITVMNEKGAPTPVALTRLRAPESVMGPSTEELVKSTVAGSALLVKYGTAVDNVSAYEKISGKAAAPTGAAAPGQPPTPAAEVFVPGSPLPGSPVPGAVDRDAVDADARRIEEEILGRPSSRPAPEPEQPRNGRRQAPPSRQESGGGMVDDLAGALGGALGGGLKSMARSLGTQLGRELLRGVFGTSSRRRR, encoded by the coding sequence ATGGCCATCAAATCCACCGCAGATAAAGTCGCCACCATCCAGAAGGGCTACACCCTGGAAGGCGCCACCATCGAGCTGGGAGCCGCGATCGTCGACGGCGAAGTCCACAAGGACGCGCCCGTCCGGCTGCCGCTTTCCATGATGAACCGGCACGGGCTGGTGGCCGGCGCAACGGGCACCGGCAAGACCGTGACGCTCCACATGATGGCGGAGCAGCTGTCCACGGCCGGAGTTCCGGTGTTCCTCGCGGACATCAAGGGAGACCTCTCCGGGCTGGCCACCGCGGCCGCGGGCAGCGAGAAGCTGAAGGCGCGCACTGACGGCATCGGCCAGGCCTGGTCAGGCAAGACCTTTCCCGTGGAGTTCCTGGCGCTCGGCGGGGACGGCAACGGCATCCCCGTCCGTGCCACCATCACCTCCTTCGGCCCGATTCTTCTCTCGCGCATTCTGGAGCTGAACGACACGCAGGAATCCAGCCTGCAGCTCATCTTCCACTTTGCGGACAAGAACAACCTGGAACTGATCGACCTCAAGGACCTCCGGGCAGTCATCCAGTTCCTCAGCTCGGACGAGGGCAAGGACGAGCTCGAGGCGCTGGGCGGCCTCTCCAAGGCGACGGCCGGCGTCATCCTCCGCGAACTGGTGACGCTGGAGGCCCAGGGCATGGAGGCCTTTTTCGGCGAGCCCGAATTCGACACCGCCGAACTGCTGCGCACAGCCCCTGACGGCCGCGGCGTCGTCACCTGCCTGGAGCTGCCCACGCTGCAGACCAAGCCCATGGTGTTCTCCACCTTCCTGATGTGGCTGCTCGCGGACCTCTTCGAGGACCTGCCCGAAGCCGGGGACCTCGACAAACCGAAGCTGGTCTTCTTCCTCGACGAAGCCCACCTGCTGTTCAACGATGCGTCCAAGGCCTTCCTCGAAGCGATCACCACCACTGTCCGGCTCATCCGGTCCAAGGGCGTGGGCATCTTCTTCGTCACCCAGACGCCGAAGGACGTGCCGGCCGATGTCCTGGGGCAGCTGGCCAACCGCATCCAGCACGCCCTCCGCGCGTTCACACCGGAAGACGCCAAGGCCCTGAAGGCCACCGTCTCCACCTTCCCCATGAGCGACTACGACCTCGAAGAAACCCTCACCTCGGCAGGGATTGGCGAAGCCGTCATCACGGTGATGAATGAGAAAGGCGCGCCCACCCCGGTGGCCCTGACCCGGCTGCGGGCCCCGGAATCGGTCATGGGCCCCAGCACCGAGGAACTCGTCAAGAGCACCGTTGCCGGCTCCGCACTGCTCGTCAAGTACGGCACTGCGGTGGACAACGTCTCCGCCTACGAGAAGATCTCGGGGAAAGCTGCCGCGCCCACCGGAGCGGCAGCCCCCGGCCAGCCTCCCACGCCGGCCGCGGAGGTTTTTGTTCCCGGCAGCCCTCTTCCCGGCAGCCCCGTTCCGGGAGCCGTGGACCGTGACGCGGTCGACGCCGATGCCCGCCGCATCGAGGAAGAGATCCTGGGGCGCCCCAGCAGCAGGCCTGCTCCGGAACCGGAACAGCCCCGCAACGGAAGGCGCCAGGCTCCCCCTTCACGGCAGGAATCAGGCGGAGGCATGGTGGACGACCTGGCCGGAGCCCTGGGCGGTGCCCTCGGCGGCGGCCTCAAGAGCATGGCGCGGTCCCTCGGTACGCAACTGGGCCGCGAGCTGCTGCGGGGCGTGTTCGGCACCTCCTCCAGGCGCCGCCGCTAG
- a CDS encoding VOC family protein — protein MNISLQYCNITVDDTEKALAFYRDALGLELRNDVASGGFHWITLGSADQPGLEIVLSEPHAGRSPEDGDTMQELLTKGVLPMLVFRTDDLDATFEKVRASGAEVLQEPIDQPWGPRDCAFRDPAGNMVRINQAPKD, from the coding sequence ATGAACATTTCACTCCAGTACTGCAACATCACTGTCGATGACACCGAGAAAGCCCTCGCCTTCTACCGCGACGCCCTCGGCCTCGAACTGCGCAACGACGTGGCTTCCGGAGGATTCCACTGGATCACGCTCGGCAGCGCGGACCAGCCCGGCCTGGAAATCGTGCTCTCGGAACCGCACGCCGGCCGGTCCCCGGAGGACGGGGACACGATGCAGGAGCTCCTGACCAAGGGAGTCCTGCCGATGCTTGTCTTCCGCACCGACGACCTCGACGCAACCTTCGAAAAGGTGCGCGCTTCCGGCGCCGAGGTCCTGCAGGAGCCCATCGACCAGCCCTGGGGTCCGCGCGACTGCGCCTTCCGCGACCCGGCCGGCAACATGGTGCGGATCAACCAGGCGCCGAAGGACTGA
- a CDS encoding helix-turn-helix transcriptional regulator, translating into MTPQELANLAHLRRARDLIDRDFARALDVPTMARKALMSPAHFSRQFRAAYGETPYSYLMTRRVERAMALLRGGMTVTDACMAVGCTSLGSFSSRFTELVGETPSAYRAREHSAVEAMPACVAKIRTRPARHSTGTAAGAQVSRIREAALTPAE; encoded by the coding sequence ATGACCCCGCAAGAGCTCGCCAACCTTGCGCACCTGCGCCGGGCGCGGGACCTGATCGACAGGGACTTCGCCCGCGCCCTGGACGTGCCCACCATGGCGCGGAAAGCACTGATGTCACCGGCCCATTTCTCGCGGCAGTTCCGGGCCGCGTACGGCGAAACCCCTTACAGCTACCTGATGACCCGCCGGGTTGAGCGGGCCATGGCGTTGCTCCGTGGCGGCATGACCGTCACCGATGCCTGTATGGCGGTGGGCTGTACTTCGCTGGGATCCTTTAGTTCCAGGTTCACGGAGCTCGTGGGGGAAACGCCCAGCGCCTACCGGGCCCGCGAACACAGCGCGGTGGAGGCCATGCCCGCGTGCGTGGCGAAGATCCGCACACGGCCTGCCCGGCACAGCACGGGCACTGCGGCCGGCGCCCAAGTGAGCAGGATTCGAGAAGCGGCCCTGACGCCCGCGGAATAG
- a CDS encoding DUF559 domain-containing protein, with protein sequence MEVKSALAACGGAARRPVLARLGVDDAALRRAVRAGVRQPARGLYALQTANPDTVGLLLRRQLLTCVSAAPLYGLWTLGPSAPAHVYHPRGDAFDGDVPHGGLLLPPHPTRPVASLGDVLIHALRCLPLRESLVMVECAVGRGDMTLEFLRHRLPGRRNGRAREVLQWVDRGADSMLETLARTCFRQAGIQVEVQVYIDGVGYVDLLLDGWLVIELDGRQHGEWTQVKKDQRRNNRSVVQGYTVLRYYYADVVHNPGQMLAEVLAVLAGHRRGEP encoded by the coding sequence ATGGAGGTGAAGTCAGCGCTTGCTGCGTGCGGGGGAGCGGCGCGGCGGCCCGTTCTTGCCCGGCTCGGCGTTGACGATGCTGCGTTGCGTCGGGCTGTACGGGCCGGCGTACGACAGCCTGCCCGCGGGCTCTATGCGCTCCAGACGGCCAATCCGGACACTGTGGGCCTGCTCCTGCGCCGCCAACTCCTCACCTGTGTCAGTGCCGCGCCCTTGTATGGGCTGTGGACGCTGGGCCCGTCAGCCCCGGCCCATGTGTATCACCCACGGGGCGATGCGTTCGACGGCGACGTGCCGCACGGCGGGCTGCTGCTGCCACCTCACCCCACCAGACCCGTAGCGTCTCTCGGCGACGTCCTGATCCACGCCCTAAGGTGTTTGCCGCTGCGGGAGTCGCTGGTCATGGTGGAATGCGCCGTGGGACGGGGAGACATGACCCTGGAGTTTCTCCGGCACCGGCTGCCCGGGCGAAGGAACGGCCGTGCCCGCGAGGTCCTGCAGTGGGTGGACCGCGGAGCGGACTCGATGCTGGAAACCCTGGCACGGACGTGCTTTCGGCAGGCCGGGATCCAGGTCGAGGTTCAGGTATATATCGACGGCGTCGGTTACGTGGACCTGTTGCTGGATGGCTGGCTCGTGATCGAGTTGGATGGGCGCCAGCACGGCGAATGGACCCAGGTGAAGAAGGACCAGCGCCGGAACAACCGGTCTGTTGTGCAGGGCTACACAGTGCTTCGCTACTACTACGCCGACGTTGTCCACAACCCTGGCCAAATGCTGGCCGAAGTTCTCGCGGTGCTTGCCGGGCACCGTCGTGGGGAGCCCTGA